The Mesobacillus jeotgali genome window below encodes:
- a CDS encoding SpoVR family protein — MVSEDQKSLEYAISEITEIAKGFGLDFYPMRYEICPAEIIYTFGAYGMPTRFSHWSFGKQFHKMKLHYDLGLSKIYELVINSNPCYAFLLDSNSLIQNKLIVAHVLAHCDFFKNNVRFQNTKRDMVESMAATAERIRKYEIQHGKQKVESFLDAVLAIEEHIDPSLMRPKLAWSIEDEDEEDEPMSAATPYDDLWNLDSKKTEAKDKNNKKKFPPRPEKDLLLFIESYSRELEDWQRDILTMMREEMLYFWPQLETKIMNEGWASYWHQRILREMDLTSGESIEFAKLNAGVVQPSKTGINPYYLGIKIFEDIEDRYNNPTDEMKRRGVKPGSGREKMFEVREIESDISFLRNYLTKDLVMREDMYLFQKQGREYKVVDKAWEQVRDQLVSMRVNGGFPYLTVTDGDYLKNGELYITHGFEGIELDIKYLEKVLPYVHQLWGRKCHIETIVESRAMLYTYDGKGIHRKYL; from the coding sequence ATGGTGTCAGAGGATCAGAAATCACTGGAATATGCCATTTCTGAAATTACCGAAATCGCTAAAGGGTTTGGACTGGACTTTTATCCGATGAGGTATGAAATATGTCCTGCAGAAATCATCTATACATTTGGTGCCTATGGAATGCCAACAAGATTTTCTCATTGGAGCTTTGGCAAGCAGTTTCATAAAATGAAGCTTCATTATGACTTGGGCCTCTCAAAAATTTATGAGCTGGTTATCAACTCCAATCCATGTTACGCCTTTCTGTTGGACTCGAATTCGCTGATTCAAAATAAGTTGATTGTTGCCCATGTCCTTGCCCATTGTGATTTCTTCAAGAACAATGTCCGTTTCCAGAATACGAAGCGGGATATGGTTGAAAGCATGGCAGCAACAGCGGAGAGGATCCGCAAATATGAAATACAGCATGGAAAGCAAAAGGTTGAATCATTCCTTGATGCGGTGCTGGCTATAGAAGAGCATATCGATCCTTCACTGATGAGACCGAAGCTTGCATGGTCAATTGAGGATGAGGATGAAGAAGATGAGCCAATGTCCGCAGCAACCCCATATGATGATCTCTGGAATCTTGATTCAAAAAAGACTGAAGCAAAAGACAAAAACAACAAAAAGAAATTTCCGCCGCGCCCGGAGAAAGATTTACTATTGTTCATTGAGAGTTATAGCCGTGAGCTTGAGGACTGGCAGCGGGATATATTGACGATGATGCGTGAGGAAATGCTCTATTTTTGGCCGCAGCTTGAAACGAAAATCATGAATGAAGGCTGGGCTTCTTACTGGCACCAACGAATTCTCAGGGAGATGGACTTGACTAGCGGGGAATCAATCGAATTTGCGAAATTGAATGCCGGGGTCGTACAGCCATCTAAGACTGGTATTAATCCTTATTATTTAGGAATCAAAATTTTTGAAGATATTGAAGACCGCTATAATAATCCAACTGATGAAATGAAACGGCGCGGAGTTAAGCCTGGTTCAGGCCGGGAAAAAATGTTTGAAGTCCGCGAAATCGAATCGGATATCTCATTTTTACGAAACTACTTGACGAAGGATCTGGTCATGCGCGAAGATATGTATCTTTTCCAAAAGCAAGGGCGTGAATACAAAGTTGTCGATAAAGCGTGGGAACAAGTTCGCGACCAGCTTGTCAGCATGAGAGTCAATGGAGGCTTCCCGTATTTGACTGTAACAGACGGCGATTACCTGAAGAATGGTGAATTATATATAACTCACGGCTTTGAGGGAATAGAGCTGGACATTAAGTACCTTGAAAAAGTCCTTCCATATGTCCATCAGCTCTGGGGCAGGAAATGCCATATCGAAACCATCGTTGAAAGCAGGGCGATGCTGTACACATATGATGGAAAAGGGATTCACCGCAAATATTTATAA
- a CDS encoding DUF3889 domain-containing protein: MKKYFASMAVLLFLLLGIQRVDIHAQRPDYEKYGRIATAVVKEDFPGEAVQDYKYMGRKQIDDRQVLDSFQYKVSVNGKPMIMTVQVTHDLKNDRLLSLTVTEQHQQ; encoded by the coding sequence ATGAAAAAGTATTTTGCCTCAATGGCTGTGTTGTTGTTTTTGTTACTGGGCATCCAAAGAGTCGATATTCATGCACAAAGGCCTGATTATGAAAAATATGGCAGGATAGCAACTGCAGTGGTCAAGGAGGATTTTCCCGGAGAAGCTGTCCAGGATTATAAGTATATGGGCAGGAAGCAAATAGACGATCGGCAGGTACTCGACTCATTTCAGTACAAGGTCAGCGTCAACGGTAAACCAATGATCATGACGGTCCAAGTGACTCATGATTTAAAAAATGACAGGTTATTGAGTCTTACAGTGACTGAACAACACCAGCAGTAA
- a CDS encoding YhdB family protein, giving the protein MNKMDYDRALYYTHRSQWDNLLILMVRTEDQFLAKKIEHFLHAYNFEKDYTVIEKRLYSLLRYIDHANEAAGDDYLETAVTGSI; this is encoded by the coding sequence ATGAACAAAATGGATTACGATCGGGCCTTATATTACACGCACCGATCTCAATGGGATAACCTGCTTATCCTTATGGTCAGGACCGAGGACCAGTTTCTGGCCAAGAAGATAGAACATTTTCTCCACGCTTACAACTTTGAAAAAGATTACACTGTCATTGAAAAACGCCTGTATTCCCTGCTCAGATATATCGACCACGCAAATGAAGCCGCCGGCGATGACTACCTGGAAACCGCTGTAACCGGCTCGATTTAA
- a CDS encoding cation diffusion facilitator family transporter, giving the protein MGHNHSHGHAHGHSHSHTNNKKALFWAFLLIATFMVVEVIGGVITNSLALLSDAGHMLSDAAALGLSLFAMKLGEKNATQSKTYGFKRFEIIAAALNGLTLIVISIYIFVEAYQRFTDPPEVQSLGMLTISVIGLLVNIVAAWILMSGDKDENLNVRSAFLHVIGDMLGSVGAITAALLIYFFGWGLADPIASVAVAILIIISGWRVTKESFHVLMEGAPEQVKLDEVKDEILKIPEVKDVHDVHVWSITSGVFMLSGHIAVEGEGAHDRVLHKAQRLLHDKFGIDHSTLQVEGEEHGCPCAHGPCN; this is encoded by the coding sequence ATGGGGCATAACCATTCACATGGGCATGCACATGGCCATAGCCATAGCCATACAAACAATAAAAAGGCTTTATTCTGGGCATTCCTTCTAATCGCCACATTCATGGTTGTGGAGGTAATTGGCGGGGTCATCACTAACAGCCTTGCCCTGCTTTCGGATGCAGGCCATATGCTGAGCGATGCAGCCGCGCTTGGGTTGAGCTTGTTCGCGATGAAGCTTGGTGAAAAAAACGCTACCCAAAGCAAGACATATGGGTTCAAGCGTTTTGAAATCATTGCAGCTGCACTCAATGGGCTGACCTTGATTGTCATTTCCATTTATATCTTTGTGGAAGCGTATCAGCGCTTCACAGATCCTCCAGAGGTTCAAAGCCTTGGGATGCTGACAATCTCGGTCATCGGATTGCTTGTCAATATCGTCGCGGCATGGATTTTAATGAGTGGGGACAAAGATGAGAACCTAAACGTAAGAAGTGCGTTCCTCCATGTAATAGGTGACATGCTGGGTTCAGTAGGTGCCATCACTGCAGCATTGCTGATTTACTTCTTTGGCTGGGGACTCGCCGATCCGATTGCAAGCGTCGCAGTGGCAATCCTGATCATCATAAGTGGCTGGAGGGTGACAAAGGAAAGCTTCCACGTGTTAATGGAAGGGGCACCAGAGCAGGTAAAACTGGATGAAGTGAAAGATGAAATACTGAAGATTCCCGAGGTGAAGGATGTACACGATGTCCATGTTTGGTCCATCACATCAGGTGTTTTCATGCTTAGCGGCCATATTGCTGTCGAAGGGGAAGGAGCACATGACCGAGTATTGCATAAAGCACAAAGGCTCTTGCACGACAAGTTTGGGATTGACCACAGTACGCTGCAAGTAGAAGGGGAAGAGCATGGCTGCCCTTGTGCACATGGGCCGTGCAATTAG
- a CDS encoding DUF3939 domain-containing protein, with translation MQSEENRRNIRSLFSESAILRTAAAINWPIIGYLLDLNLDLLPYLTVAGSVGGLALYGLLAARKRIVPEEANKNWPIIETSVDDIKKAVRIYSDQLPKGVYRTILVKEDNRIDAEQLAPILKGIPSQNFYMSKETYDIFTEEEKNLALTIDKVQKAVDLYVKEHKQYPVLPYDPLHRVNYYQLLKAHCLDTQPEIELYITNYDGLITHKKPEQNSIGN, from the coding sequence ATGCAATCGGAGGAAAACAGGAGGAATATCAGAAGCTTATTTTCTGAATCAGCCATCCTAAGGACCGCAGCTGCAATCAACTGGCCCATCATCGGTTACCTGCTTGATCTTAACCTGGATTTACTCCCTTACTTAACTGTAGCAGGTTCCGTTGGAGGATTGGCTTTATATGGTCTTTTAGCTGCAAGAAAGCGAATAGTGCCAGAAGAAGCCAATAAGAACTGGCCAATCATTGAGACAAGCGTTGACGATATAAAAAAGGCAGTCCGTATATATTCGGATCAGCTTCCGAAGGGGGTGTACCGAACCATACTCGTAAAGGAAGATAATAGGATCGATGCTGAACAGCTTGCCCCAATCCTGAAAGGGATTCCATCACAAAACTTTTACATGTCTAAGGAAACATACGATATTTTCACTGAAGAAGAAAAAAATCTTGCTTTAACAATTGATAAAGTCCAAAAGGCAGTAGATCTTTATGTTAAAGAGCATAAGCAATACCCCGTACTCCCCTATGACCCTCTGCACAGAGTGAATTATTATCAGCTGCTGAAAGCCCACTGCCTTGATACCCAACCGGAGATAGAGCTATATATCACCAATTACGATGGTTTGATAACACATAAAAAACCAGAGCAAAACAGCATCGGGAATTAA
- a CDS encoding DUF202 domain-containing protein has product MMDENKTLESKYIQQHLANERTYLAWVRTSIAIIGIGFLASSLHFNNISFASKAADTIAVLISIFSLVIGFVILFFATTHYFSVRKNINNQTFASASTLIKVSTGVIFVIFLLLGIYLISILF; this is encoded by the coding sequence ATGATGGACGAAAATAAAACACTAGAATCAAAATATATCCAGCAGCATCTCGCCAATGAACGAACATACCTGGCATGGGTCCGGACATCGATCGCCATAATCGGGATTGGCTTCTTGGCTTCAAGTCTGCACTTCAATAATATTAGCTTTGCAAGCAAGGCCGCTGACACAATTGCTGTTTTGATCAGCATCTTTTCTTTGGTGATTGGTTTCGTCATTCTCTTCTTCGCGACCACACATTATTTCTCGGTGCGGAAAAATATCAACAATCAAACTTTTGCTTCAGCCAGTACTTTGATAAAAGTTTCCACTGGGGTTATCTTTGTGATTTTTCTGCTCCTTGGCATTTACTTAATCAGCATTTTATTTTAA
- the sugE gene encoding quaternary ammonium compound efflux SMR transporter SugE, with translation MAWFYLVIAGIFEVVWAIGLKYTEGFTKAVPSLITLAGMAVSFYFLSMAVKTLPIGTAYAIWTGIGAAGAVILGIVLFGEPRNLLRLMFVGFILVGIIGLKATSGSN, from the coding sequence ATGGCTTGGTTTTATTTAGTTATTGCCGGCATATTTGAAGTCGTCTGGGCCATTGGCCTGAAGTATACAGAAGGTTTCACCAAGGCAGTTCCATCTTTGATTACTCTGGCAGGAATGGCGGTCAGCTTTTATTTTCTTTCGATGGCGGTTAAAACATTGCCGATTGGCACCGCATATGCAATCTGGACAGGTATTGGAGCTGCAGGGGCAGTCATACTAGGGATTGTCTTGTTTGGGGAACCGCGCAATCTTCTGAGGCTGATGTTTGTAGGCTTCATTCTTGTGGGAATCATCGGACTGAAGGCAACATCCGGTAGCAATTAA
- a CDS encoding DUF4173 domain-containing protein yields MTLKLEKGDGVFFLVCLALGILAERSFLHGLIGLSYPVFITAFYAVFFWRYRSFTFTNKKLGLLMVASIWLLSTSFFLHSNMILYMLNFLVIPVMVLIQLVLVTYPLHNQWHRWPFIQKLFLTVGAALAYVYRFLIHVAKFSVRGLEENKSATIRKVLIGVGISLPLLFVIVNLLVSADQQFGNLLGAFPRWLLGLKIEEQVLRTIAVAIYTLAIFGLLQVLRTKQQVPAEDPKPTGRISWDSVISLTVLTLLNIVYLLFVAVQFQYFFSETLKAGFTYAEFARRGFFELLFVTMLNLLIISTIVSYVDKTSKFLTLAIRSLLSLLVTFSGVMLYSAFLRLLMYEEAYGFTFARVLAHSFMVFLLVILCYSFMRIWMERLSLVRFYIISAIIFYTIINTIQLDQYVVDRNLERYSETGKIDIHYLNSLSYEGVEGLVELYKLNPGHPGLSELLLQRKREFMASEERWNSINMSSRSAEKAIMDLRIK; encoded by the coding sequence ATGACTTTGAAATTGGAAAAAGGCGACGGAGTATTTTTCCTGGTCTGTCTTGCTCTGGGAATCCTGGCCGAAAGATCTTTCTTGCATGGGCTCATTGGCTTGTCATATCCCGTGTTTATTACAGCATTCTATGCTGTGTTTTTCTGGAGGTACCGTTCATTTACTTTTACAAATAAAAAGCTGGGACTATTGATGGTTGCTTCCATATGGCTGCTGTCCACCAGCTTTTTCCTCCATTCGAATATGATTTTATATATGTTGAACTTTCTGGTGATTCCAGTAATGGTCCTCATTCAACTGGTGCTTGTTACCTATCCGCTTCATAATCAGTGGCACAGGTGGCCGTTCATCCAAAAGCTCTTTTTGACAGTAGGTGCAGCATTAGCCTATGTCTACAGGTTCTTAATACATGTCGCTAAATTTTCTGTCAGAGGACTTGAAGAAAACAAGAGTGCAACGATTCGAAAAGTACTGATTGGCGTGGGTATTTCATTGCCGCTATTGTTTGTGATCGTCAACCTGCTTGTCTCTGCTGACCAGCAATTCGGAAACCTTCTGGGTGCTTTTCCTCGATGGCTTTTGGGATTGAAGATAGAAGAGCAAGTGCTGCGGACGATTGCAGTCGCCATTTACACATTGGCTATCTTTGGTCTGCTTCAGGTGCTTAGGACTAAACAGCAGGTGCCGGCCGAAGACCCTAAGCCAACTGGAAGGATATCATGGGATAGTGTGATCAGTTTGACCGTGCTCACTTTATTGAATATTGTTTACCTTTTATTTGTAGCAGTACAATTTCAATACTTTTTCAGTGAAACATTAAAGGCTGGATTTACGTATGCTGAATTTGCGCGAAGAGGATTCTTTGAACTTCTTTTTGTAACGATGCTGAATTTGTTGATCATTTCTACGATTGTTTCGTATGTTGATAAAACATCTAAATTTTTGACACTGGCCATTCGTTCCCTTCTTTCCCTGCTCGTTACATTCAGCGGAGTGATGCTGTATTCAGCATTTTTACGCCTGCTTATGTATGAAGAGGCTTATGGATTTACCTTTGCCAGGGTACTGGCACATTCATTCATGGTTTTCCTGCTTGTGATTTTATGCTACTCCTTTATGAGGATATGGATGGAAAGGCTCTCTCTTGTTCGCTTTTACATCATTTCTGCGATCATATTTTATACAATAATCAACACGATCCAGCTTGATCAGTATGTTGTTGACCGAAATCTGGAGCGATACTCAGAAACCGGGAAAATCGATATTCATTATTTGAATTCGCTGTCTTATGAAGGGGTGGAAGGACTGGTGGAGCTTTATAAGCTTAATCCTGGCCATCCTGGTCTCTCTGAGTTGCTGCTGCAAAGGAAGCGGGAATTCATGGCTTCAGAAGAGCGCTGGAATTCTATCAATATGTCCAGTCGAAGCGCTGAAAAAGCAATCATGGACCTGCGGATCAAGTAA
- a CDS encoding metalloregulator ArsR/SmtB family transcription factor → MELDEETLFMVSQTFKALSDPTRLRILHLLFQGEHSVNEIAEKLSLLQSTVSHQLRFLKNLRLVKFRREGTTLYYTHDDEHVIDLLKQSIEHASHH, encoded by the coding sequence ATGGAGTTGGATGAGGAAACTTTATTCATGGTCTCACAGACGTTCAAGGCCCTCTCAGACCCGACACGGCTCAGGATTCTCCATCTGCTGTTCCAGGGAGAACATTCGGTCAATGAGATTGCTGAAAAACTCTCTTTGCTGCAATCAACTGTTTCACATCAGCTGCGCTTTTTAAAAAACCTCAGGCTCGTCAAATTCAGGAGAGAGGGAACAACACTTTATTACACACACGATGATGAACATGTCATCGACCTTTTAAAGCAAAGCATAGAACATGCCAGCCATCATTGA
- a CDS encoding PadR family transcriptional regulator, translated as MFNRELLKGSTSLVLLQLLNERDMYGYELVKELDKRSDHSLQVKEGTLYPALHKLEKQEYIEFYWQEQEKGPARKYYRITDEGRAVLIEKTEEWQHFVNVMNKVIRRTKNDPVKD; from the coding sequence ATGTTTAATCGGGAACTTTTAAAAGGGAGCACATCCCTAGTGTTGCTACAGCTGCTGAATGAACGGGATATGTATGGTTATGAGCTGGTGAAAGAATTGGATAAGCGTAGTGACCATAGTCTGCAGGTAAAAGAAGGAACGCTTTATCCAGCATTGCATAAACTTGAAAAGCAGGAATACATTGAATTTTATTGGCAGGAGCAGGAAAAAGGCCCGGCAAGGAAATATTACCGGATTACGGATGAAGGCAGAGCAGTCCTAATAGAGAAAACGGAAGAGTGGCAGCACTTCGTCAATGTCATGAACAAGGTGATCAGGAGAACGAAAAATGATCCAGTTAAAGACTGA
- a CDS encoding EAL domain-containing protein, producing MDIPHMYIFDLNNIALTIVFLIISSIMAVEFSRQIKKTVYRKKRKKVLYSLLLALTFLLTHLFVIISAGVPFSTSNFYAFFLIFFGICGVGSYAAFSLAQRDIGNTPQYVFTSLLIAVSIMAAEYTAFYIIFRDAIEIQPVLSIMSLLMVLVTSFSLIRFLMQITNEDIYEFVKKYKYAGSVLGGMALAGIPYIVLTSMMAVKDGSGILSFLAPFVYMAFANLLFILVPDLFGEKLIMKNVQSHLSLFTHNPDSVFRVDLQGYILSVNKEAVELTGYTDNELVGLHFIDLIGGSEEEKKIRKYFMKVLSGETKLIETTLKRADSTYADVRITAVRIIVKNITVGVFGIVRDITEQKKADKMIEYLAYHDELTNLPNRRNLEKVMAAQFINDEEFSLIYLDFDRFKRINDTFGHSFGDKILVQIGRKLAEVVPEDCLIARIGGDEFAILVTGGNKPEWVAREVVHAFQSPLFAEGMEFLITASIGISRYPEDTNNLELMLKYADMAMYKAKENGANHFQFFDQSMVDNNLNKFELENELRNAINSDSLTVFYQPKYNAATNAITGAEALARWKHPRHGMIPPGVFIPIAEEANLIVPLERLIIRKVFSQLVAWKSRGFEVPRTSINISIIHFYQEDFVKFMQHTLKEYGLYGELIEIEVTESIMIKKEDSINEQLQALREIGIEVSIDDFGTGYSSLSYLSKLSVDRLKIDQSFISHSQENREIISTIVSMANNLKLKVIAEGVETESQIDLLKSLGCQEVQGYYYSPPLPYNEYETMMNRELQES from the coding sequence ATGGATATTCCCCATATGTACATATTTGATTTGAATAATATAGCTTTAACCATCGTTTTTTTAATCATTTCTTCAATCATGGCAGTTGAATTCAGCAGGCAAATCAAAAAGACTGTATATCGAAAAAAACGCAAAAAAGTCCTGTATTCTCTTCTTTTGGCTCTTACATTTTTGCTTACGCATTTATTTGTGATTATTTCCGCAGGAGTCCCATTTTCAACGAGCAATTTTTATGCTTTTTTTCTGATTTTCTTTGGTATTTGTGGAGTGGGGTCTTACGCGGCCTTTAGTCTGGCTCAAAGGGATATAGGCAATACTCCACAGTATGTATTCACAAGTTTATTAATCGCTGTCAGTATCATGGCAGCTGAATATACTGCTTTTTATATAATCTTCAGGGATGCAATCGAGATCCAGCCAGTTTTATCGATTATGTCATTATTAATGGTCTTGGTCACTTCATTTTCGCTTATCCGTTTTTTAATGCAGATTACAAATGAGGATATTTATGAGTTTGTAAAAAAGTATAAGTACGCAGGCAGTGTTCTTGGCGGCATGGCATTGGCAGGTATTCCGTATATCGTCCTGACTTCAATGATGGCCGTAAAGGATGGGAGCGGCATACTTTCTTTCCTCGCGCCATTCGTTTATATGGCTTTTGCTAACTTATTATTCATCCTCGTCCCAGACCTTTTTGGCGAAAAACTGATCATGAAGAACGTCCAGTCTCATTTATCTTTGTTCACCCATAACCCTGATTCTGTATTCAGGGTTGACTTGCAGGGATATATTTTAAGTGTCAATAAAGAGGCAGTAGAGCTGACTGGCTATACGGATAATGAATTGGTTGGCCTACATTTCATCGATCTGATAGGGGGCAGCGAGGAAGAAAAGAAAATAAGGAAATACTTCATGAAAGTGCTCAGCGGTGAAACAAAATTGATTGAAACCACACTGAAAAGAGCGGACTCAACTTACGCGGATGTAAGAATTACAGCCGTGAGGATCATCGTCAAAAATATAACGGTGGGAGTCTTTGGAATCGTCAGGGACATAACAGAACAGAAGAAGGCAGACAAAATGATTGAGTATCTCGCTTATCATGATGAATTGACTAATTTGCCTAATAGACGTAATTTGGAGAAAGTAATGGCAGCGCAATTTATCAATGACGAAGAGTTTTCCTTGATATACCTTGATTTCGATCGCTTTAAAAGAATTAATGATACCTTTGGCCATTCATTTGGTGATAAGATTTTGGTGCAAATCGGCAGGAAGCTTGCCGAAGTTGTGCCGGAGGATTGCCTTATTGCCAGAATTGGAGGAGATGAATTCGCGATTCTTGTGACTGGAGGAAACAAGCCGGAATGGGTCGCCAGGGAGGTTGTACACGCTTTCCAGAGTCCGCTATTTGCGGAGGGGATGGAATTCCTGATCACAGCGAGTATTGGAATCTCAAGGTATCCAGAAGATACGAATAATCTTGAACTGATGCTGAAGTATGCTGATATGGCAATGTATAAAGCAAAAGAAAACGGCGCTAACCACTTCCAATTTTTTGACCAAAGCATGGTGGACAACAACCTGAATAAGTTCGAGCTTGAAAATGAATTGCGGAACGCGATTAATAGCGATTCTCTCACTGTTTTTTACCAGCCTAAATACAATGCAGCAACAAATGCGATAACCGGGGCCGAAGCGCTGGCAAGGTGGAAGCACCCTCGCCATGGAATGATTCCTCCTGGCGTGTTCATCCCGATTGCAGAGGAAGCAAACTTGATCGTCCCTCTTGAAAGACTGATCATCAGGAAAGTGTTCAGCCAGCTTGTCGCATGGAAGAGCCGAGGTTTTGAAGTTCCGCGCACTTCCATCAATATCTCGATCATCCATTTTTACCAGGAAGATTTCGTGAAGTTCATGCAGCATACACTGAAAGAATATGGACTTTATGGTGAATTGATCGAAATTGAAGTAACTGAAAGTATTATGATCAAGAAGGAAGACAGCATCAATGAGCAGCTCCAGGCATTAAGGGAAATTGGAATCGAGGTCAGCATTGATGATTTTGGCACGGGGTACAGCTCGTTGAGTTATTTAAGTAAGCTTTCAGTCGATCGCTTGAAAATTGACCAGAGCTTCATTTCGCATTCACAGGAAAACCGCGAAATCATCTCTACGATTGTCTCGATGGCAAATAACCTGAAGTTAAAAGTGATTGCCGAAGGGGTTGAAACGGAATCGCAAATTGACCTGTTAAAATCACTGGGATGCCAGGAAGTGCAGGGATATTACTATTCACCGCCATTGCCATACAATGAATATGAAACAATGATGAACAGGGAGCTTCAGGAAAGCTGA
- a CDS encoding HAAS signaling domain-containing protein: MIQLKTEFLAELDRHLGKHADKEQILAEYELHITEMLEEFQDMDSEESAINSEIHSRLGTPEEIAESWREELSTTPRKTQWVFICANLFFFAGGIILTLVHNLFDFPFIDMAWQSLTSIPAVIIFLYLFFWALLGYEIGKGFGHKGRRLMKKTFILSILPNIILMNLTLLNLIPHDWFQPLLSPAFIFICILFTALLYPICWIGYRWGKKASI; the protein is encoded by the coding sequence ATGATCCAGTTAAAGACTGAATTCCTCGCGGAGCTTGATAGGCACTTAGGGAAGCATGCAGACAAAGAACAAATTTTAGCTGAATACGAGCTCCATATTACCGAAATGCTTGAAGAGTTTCAGGACATGGATAGCGAAGAGTCGGCTATTAACTCGGAAATTCATTCAAGATTGGGGACGCCAGAAGAAATTGCCGAAAGCTGGCGTGAAGAACTATCGACGACACCAAGGAAAACTCAATGGGTTTTCATTTGTGCTAATCTGTTTTTCTTTGCTGGTGGCATCATCCTGACCCTTGTACATAATCTTTTTGATTTCCCTTTTATTGACATGGCATGGCAAAGCCTTACTTCCATACCTGCTGTGATCATCTTTCTTTATCTCTTCTTTTGGGCACTGCTTGGGTATGAGATTGGCAAAGGATTTGGGCACAAGGGGAGAAGATTGATGAAAAAGACGTTTATCCTGTCCATCTTGCCGAATATCATTCTCATGAACCTGACGTTGCTCAATCTGATACCACATGACTGGTTCCAGCCGCTGCTGAGCCCAGCATTCATTTTTATTTGTATCCTTTTTACAGCGTTATTGTATCCAATTTGTTGGATTGGATATAGATGGGGGAAAAAAGCTTCCATCTGA